From the genome of Desulfofalx alkaliphila DSM 12257, one region includes:
- a CDS encoding DUF192 domain-containing protein: MLVNATNGQTIATKVTIADTFFKRLRGLLGRSGITPNEALVISPCQQVHMFFMRFSIGVIFVNSLGEVLHQEHLMPWQISKWVPSAKQVIEVSPTTLKRVSKGDFLFLETNSDSEVKIN, encoded by the coding sequence ATGCTGGTTAACGCTACAAACGGTCAAACTATAGCAACTAAGGTAACTATAGCCGACACCTTCTTTAAAAGACTCAGAGGGCTACTGGGGCGGTCAGGGATAACACCCAACGAAGCCTTGGTAATATCACCTTGTCAGCAAGTGCATATGTTTTTTATGCGGTTCTCTATAGGAGTGATTTTTGTGAATTCACTAGGAGAAGTGTTACACCAAGAACACCTGATGCCCTGGCAGATTAGCAAGTGGGTACCAAGTGCAAAACAGGTTATAGAAGTTTCCCCGACAACTCTTAAAAGGGTTAGTAAAGGGGACTTTTTATTTTTAGAAACAAATTCGGATTCGGAGGTGAAAATAAATTGA